In a genomic window of Ranitomeya imitator isolate aRanImi1 chromosome 5, aRanImi1.pri, whole genome shotgun sequence:
- the ARL14 gene encoding ADP-ribosylation factor-like protein 14 — translation MGLSGSFHSKSKQARILLLGLDAAGKSTVLYRVKFKEPFSTIPTVGFNVEMIQTEKHLQLTIWDVGGQEKLRSFWCYYFENTDGLVYVVDSTNKRTLDESKKQFQQVLQNELIKNVPVVVLANKQDLAGALNADEITRKFNMKKYCCDRDWYVQPCCAITGQGLAEGFNKVTEFVKRSKEEAVRFTKQNVTLKTSRKV, via the coding sequence ATGGGCTTATCAGGTTCTTTTCACTCCAAGTCTAAACAAGCCAGAATCCTGCTACTTGGCTTGGACGCAGCAGGGAAATCTACTGTCCTGTATAGAGTCAAGTTTAAGGAGCCCTTTTCCACTATCCCAACAGTAGGATTTAATGTGGAGATGATTCAGACGGAGAAGCACCTGCAGCTCACTATATGGGATGTTGGAGGACAGGAGAAGCTGAGATCTTTCTGGTGCTACTACTTTGAAAACACAGATGGACTGGTCTATGTGGTGGACAGCACTAACAAACGTACTTTGGATGAATCAAAGAAAcagtttcagcaagtcctccagaATGAGTTGATTAAGAATGTGCCAGTGGTGGTCCTGGCCAACAAGCAAGACCTGGCCGGAGCTCTGAACGCTGATGAAATTACTAGAAAATTTAACATGAAGAAGTATTGCTGTGACCGGGATTGGTATGTCCAGCCGTGTTGTGCCATCACTGGGCAGGGACTAGCTGAAGGTTTCAACAAAGTGACTGAATTTGTGAAGAGATCTAAAGAAGAAGCTGTAAGGTTCACCAAGCAGAATGTAACACTTAAAACTTCCCGTAAAGTATGA